In a single window of the Deinococcus aetherius genome:
- the argB gene encoding acetylglutamate kinase encodes MIVKYGGNAMKSVELRRAVAAEIAALRASHPVVVVHGGGPVIERELAARGVASEFRGGLRVTTPGAMDVVEMALCQLNKQLSQDVGGAVGLMGRDSDLLRAEVFDPALGRVGRVTRVNADLLRTLLGAGITPVVGCVAVGPDGDALNVNADTAAGAVAGALGEGIVFLTDVDGVYRAYPDPATRAPHLTRAEVEDGTREGWIAGGMIPKVRAALDALAAGAPYAVIASGMTAGVLAAAARGEAGTRITP; translated from the coding sequence GTGATCGTCAAGTACGGCGGAAACGCCATGAAGAGTGTGGAGTTGCGCCGGGCCGTCGCCGCCGAGATCGCGGCGCTGCGGGCCTCGCACCCCGTCGTGGTCGTCCACGGGGGCGGGCCGGTGATCGAACGCGAACTTGCGGCGCGGGGTGTGGCGAGCGAGTTCCGGGGCGGCTTGAGGGTCACCACCCCGGGGGCGATGGACGTCGTCGAGATGGCCCTTTGCCAGCTCAACAAGCAGCTCAGCCAGGATGTAGGCGGGGCGGTCGGCCTGATGGGGCGGGACAGCGACCTCCTGCGGGCGGAGGTATTCGACCCCGCCCTGGGCCGTGTGGGGCGCGTGACACGCGTCAATGCCGATCTGCTGCGGACCCTGCTCGGGGCCGGAATTACCCCGGTCGTCGGCTGCGTGGCGGTCGGCCCGGACGGCGACGCCCTGAACGTGAACGCCGACACCGCCGCCGGGGCGGTCGCGGGGGCGCTGGGGGAGGGCATCGTCTTCCTGACGGACGTGGACGGCGTGTACCGCGCCTATCCCGACCCGGCGACCCGCGCGCCCCACCTCACCCGCGCCGAGGTCGAGGACGGCACCCGGGAGGGCTGGATCGCGGGCGGCATGATCCCCAAGGTGCGCGCGGCGCTGGACGCCCTCGCGGCCGGGGCCCCCTACGCCGTGATCGCCAGCGGGATGACGGCGGGTGTCCTCGCGGCGGCGGCGCGGGGAGAGGCGGGAACGCGCATTACGCCCTGA
- a CDS encoding GNAT family N-acetyltransferase, whose translation MTVPHVPAEVRTPRLLLRAPRPGDAPALHAAVQTSLPELRRWMVWAQEPLDLPGTVENLREAASRFEARENLRYHVWNTDGTELVGSSGYHALDWRVPRGEIGYWIATAHAGRGYATEVARALTDLGLRSPEEGGLGFRRIEIRCDARNERSARIPHTLGYRLDATLVNDAVAADDPGQLRDTLVFSVTR comes from the coding sequence ATGACCGTGCCCCACGTCCCCGCCGAGGTCCGCACGCCCCGCCTCCTCCTGCGCGCCCCCCGCCCCGGGGACGCCCCGGCCCTCCACGCCGCCGTCCAGACTTCGCTGCCCGAGTTGCGGCGCTGGATGGTGTGGGCGCAGGAGCCGCTGGACCTGCCCGGCACGGTCGAGAACCTGCGGGAGGCGGCGTCCCGCTTCGAGGCGCGCGAGAATCTGCGGTATCACGTCTGGAACACGGACGGCACGGAACTCGTGGGCAGCAGCGGCTACCACGCGCTCGACTGGCGGGTCCCCAGGGGCGAGATCGGGTACTGGATCGCCACCGCGCACGCCGGGCGGGGCTACGCGACCGAGGTGGCGCGGGCCCTCACGGACCTCGGCCTGCGCTCCCCGGAGGAGGGCGGCCTGGGCTTCCGCCGCATCGAGATTCGCTGCGACGCCCGCAACGAACGTAGCGCCCGCATCCCCCACACCCTGGGTTACCGGCTGGACGCCACCCTCGTGAACGACGCGGTGGCGGCGGATGACCCGGGGCAATTACGCGATACGTTGGTGTTCAGCGTGACGAGGTAG
- the purK gene encoding 5-(carboxyamino)imidazole ribonucleotide synthase, whose product MTSHLPTLGILGGGQLAQMLALAALPLGVRTVVLEPDPQAPARLCAEHLRAPSTDPAALDRLAACDAVTLEFENVPVEALARLEGRVPVRPGGAILARSRHRAREKEALSAAGAGVAPFVPVETGADLPGALERVGGRGLLKTSELGYDGKGQARVNSEAEVCAAWDALGRVPCVLEGLVPFEREVSLGVARTPAGEVAFGPLVENTHRQGILRTSVFPARVPPGTEARARDLARRVAEGWGLEGLLTLEFFQVPGGDLLVNEVAPRVHNSGHLTQDGGGVSQFEAQVRAVLGWPLTDWAPLHPCAMVNVVGTPDGREPDWAGIDALSGTRRHLYHKASRVGRKLGHVNLVAPDVETLRARLEELERLVP is encoded by the coding sequence ATGACCTCCCACCTCCCCACCCTCGGCATCCTGGGCGGCGGCCAGCTCGCCCAGATGCTCGCCCTCGCCGCCCTGCCCCTGGGGGTGCGGACGGTGGTGCTGGAGCCCGACCCGCAGGCGCCCGCCCGCCTGTGCGCCGAGCATCTGCGCGCCCCCTCCACCGACCCCGCCGCCCTCGACCGCCTCGCTGCCTGCGACGCCGTGACCCTGGAGTTCGAGAACGTGCCCGTGGAGGCGCTCGCCCGGCTGGAGGGGCGGGTCCCCGTGCGGCCCGGTGGCGCCATCCTCGCCCGCAGCAGGCACCGGGCGCGCGAGAAGGAGGCCCTGAGCGCGGCGGGGGCAGGGGTGGCGCCCTTCGTGCCCGTCGAGACGGGGGCCGACCTGCCCGGCGCCCTGGAGAGGGTGGGGGGGCGGGGCCTCCTCAAGACCTCCGAACTCGGCTACGACGGCAAGGGGCAGGCGCGGGTGAACTCGGAGGCGGAGGTGTGCGCGGCGTGGGATGCCCTGGGGCGGGTGCCCTGCGTGCTGGAGGGCCTGGTCCCCTTCGAGCGCGAGGTGAGCCTGGGGGTGGCGCGCACCCCGGCGGGAGAGGTCGCCTTCGGGCCGCTGGTGGAGAACACGCACCGGCAGGGCATCCTGCGCACGAGCGTCTTCCCGGCGCGGGTGCCCCCGGGCACGGAGGCGCGCGCCCGCGACCTCGCCCGGCGGGTGGCCGAGGGCTGGGGGCTGGAGGGGCTGCTGACCCTCGAATTCTTCCAGGTGCCGGGCGGTGATCTCCTCGTGAACGAGGTCGCCCCGCGCGTTCACAACAGCGGGCACCTCACCCAGGACGGCGGGGGGGTCAGCCAGTTCGAGGCGCAGGTGCGCGCGGTGCTGGGCTGGCCGCTGACGGACTGGGCCCCCCTGCACCCCTGCGCGATGGTGAACGTCGTGGGCACCCCGGACGGGCGGGAGCCCGACTGGGCGGGGATCGACGCCCTGAGCGGCACCCGGCGTCACCTCTACCACAAAGCGTCCCGGGTAGGCCGCAAGCTCGGGCACGTCAACCTCGTCGCGCCCGATGTGGAGACGCTGCGTGCCCGCCTGGAGGAGTTGGAGCGGCTGGTCCCCTGA
- the purE gene encoding 5-(carboxyamino)imidazole ribonucleotide mutase — MRAVTQTGGSPRVGVVMGSRSDFETMAGALGVLRDLGIGYETRVLSAHRTPALLASYAARAERLNLAAVIAGAGGAAHLPGMLAAFTRVPVLGVPVQSRALSGQDSLLSIVQMPAGVPVATFAIGTAGAKNAALFAAALLATTDEGVRERLVAFRERQTRAVLDDPFFEGHPEAGAE; from the coding sequence ATGCGGGCCGTGACACAGACGGGTGGGTCGCCCCGGGTGGGCGTGGTCATGGGCAGCCGAAGCGATTTCGAGACAATGGCGGGGGCGCTGGGCGTGCTGCGCGACCTGGGAATCGGGTACGAGACGCGCGTGCTCTCGGCCCACCGGACGCCCGCCCTCCTTGCCAGTTACGCGGCCCGCGCCGAGCGGCTGAACCTCGCGGCGGTCATCGCGGGGGCGGGGGGCGCCGCCCACCTGCCGGGGATGCTCGCCGCCTTCACCCGGGTGCCCGTCCTCGGCGTGCCCGTTCAGAGCCGCGCCCTGAGCGGCCAGGACAGCCTGCTGAGCATCGTGCAGATGCCCGCCGGGGTCCCGGTCGCCACCTTCGCCATCGGAACGGCCGGGGCGAAGAACGCGGCCCTCTTCGCCGCCGCCCTCCTCGCCACGACCGACGAGGGGGTCCGGGAGCGTCTGGTCGCCTTCCGCGAGCGGCAGACTCGGGCCGTCCTCGACGATCCCTTCTTCGAGGGCCACCCAGAGGCGGGGGCGGAATGA
- a CDS encoding glutamate ligase domain-containing protein — MTGGPDYDWLFSRTRAGRARGPGAARALLDRLGAPDRAFTAVRVVGTNGKGSTCAMLEAGLLAARVRVGRFTSPHLTRYEERVRVGGRDLDPARTASFITWAREHEPDAAFFDLTLALACLEFARQGVGIAVMEAGVGGINDATQALSRVCAVALTNVDLDHVATLGPTLRDIARDKALAARPGVPLLTTATGEALEVVREIAAQVGAPLFTPETHPALFALPRPPRLAGVHQRANAALALATLRQLGHESGTDAALDATHPARLERFEVGGKTVLIDGAHNPHATGALAASVPHADVLLFGNLARKDTAATLAPLLAVAPVRVFTAPSDPATSPHVLAGRYGGEAYPEPHAALSRALDLTPPGGTLLVTGSLYLAGTLRPLLTDGRNAP, encoded by the coding sequence ATGACGGGCGGGCCCGACTACGACTGGCTCTTCTCGCGCACCCGCGCAGGCCGGGCGCGGGGACCGGGGGCGGCGCGGGCCCTGCTTGACCGCCTGGGCGCTCCCGACCGTGCTTTCACGGCCGTCAGGGTCGTCGGCACGAACGGCAAGGGCAGCACCTGCGCGATGCTGGAAGCCGGGCTCCTCGCTGCCAGGGTCCGGGTGGGCCGCTTCACCAGCCCGCACCTCACCCGCTACGAGGAACGGGTGCGCGTGGGGGGCCGCGACCTCGACCCCGCGCGCACCGCCTCCTTCATCACCTGGGCGAGGGAGCACGAGCCGGACGCCGCTTTCTTCGACCTCACCCTGGCGCTCGCCTGCCTGGAGTTCGCCCGGCAGGGAGTGGGAATCGCTGTGATGGAGGCCGGGGTGGGGGGGATCAACGACGCCACGCAGGCCCTCTCCCGGGTGTGCGCCGTCGCCCTGACAAACGTGGACCTCGACCACGTGGCGACCCTCGGCCCCACCCTGCGTGACATCGCCCGCGACAAGGCTCTCGCCGCGCGGCCCGGCGTGCCCCTGCTCACCACCGCGACCGGGGAGGCGCTGGAGGTCGTGCGCGAGATCGCGGCACAGGTCGGCGCCCCCCTCTTCACCCCGGAGACGCACCCGGCCCTCTTCGCCCTCCCCCGCCCGCCCCGGCTCGCGGGAGTCCACCAGCGGGCAAACGCCGCCCTCGCCCTGGCGACGTTGCGGCAGTTGGGCCACGAGTCGGGAACGGACGCCGCGCTGGACGCCACGCACCCCGCCCGCCTGGAGCGGTTCGAGGTCGGCGGGAAGACGGTTCTGATCGACGGTGCCCACAACCCGCACGCCACAGGCGCCCTCGCCGCCAGCGTTCCGCACGCCGACGTGCTGCTTTTCGGCAACCTCGCCCGCAAGGACACCGCCGCCACGCTCGCGCCCCTCCTCGCCGTCGCGCCCGTCCGGGTCTTCACCGCGCCCAGTGATCCGGCGACTTCCCCCCACGTCCTCGCCGGGCGGTACGGCGGGGAGGCCTACCCCGAGCCCCACGCCGCCCTGTCACGCGCCCTTGACCTCACCCCCCCGGGCGGCACCCTGCTCGTCACGGGGAGCCTCTACCTGGCAGGAACTCTTCGGCCCCTTCTCACGGACGGCCGGAACGCCCCTTGA
- a CDS encoding tetratricopeptide repeat protein — protein sequence MEVDLYRLQANQGKLHTTLLQLLELVERSGDHEAHIWTASRLAEFYSEQGQHAKAMEALHKGVGPGQDLPPPLLVTRAVVLRRRGQVELALNDFEAALPSVRAMQDAHLLTRTLLHQADALRRAGRAEEAVGSLREALERLLQDRDQARYKPDIEELAELTHSALLEPEVAPFMEAVLERLTAVAGGTSFDDERLTHVQVQTLGRVQITRDGQPVPLTLHGSALLLVYLSQNPGRTRQEIQLDLYPDKEPVTGSNYIRSVIRELREGLGREVVVHSGPHNQPRYSLGPGLSLTLDVEELRRALDEGDAARILALYRGPFMPSVTDSEWADGLREELQTAVTLALRGQMRAARERGDLRRALLLANQLLRVDPYDPEVLEERVEIARRVASPQEVARYVVELQRMGS from the coding sequence GTGGAGGTAGACCTTTACCGCTTACAAGCAAATCAGGGCAAGCTACATACGACCCTTTTACAACTATTAGAACTTGTCGAGCGCAGCGGAGACCACGAAGCACATATCTGGACCGCCTCCCGCCTCGCCGAGTTCTACAGCGAGCAGGGGCAGCACGCGAAGGCGATGGAGGCGCTGCACAAGGGCGTCGGCCCCGGTCAGGACCTGCCTCCTCCCCTGCTGGTGACGCGCGCCGTGGTACTCAGGCGGCGGGGACAGGTCGAACTGGCGCTGAACGACTTCGAGGCGGCGTTGCCGAGCGTGCGGGCTATGCAGGACGCCCACCTCCTGACGCGCACGCTGCTGCATCAGGCGGACGCGCTGCGGCGGGCGGGCCGGGCAGAGGAGGCGGTGGGGAGCCTGCGCGAGGCTCTGGAGCGGCTGCTGCAAGACCGTGATCAGGCGCGGTACAAGCCCGACATCGAGGAACTGGCCGAGCTGACGCACAGCGCCCTGCTGGAGCCGGAGGTCGCACCCTTCATGGAGGCGGTGCTGGAGCGGCTGACGGCGGTGGCGGGGGGAACGTCTTTCGACGACGAGCGGCTGACCCACGTGCAGGTGCAGACGCTGGGACGCGTGCAGATCACGCGCGACGGCCAACCGGTGCCCCTCACGCTGCACGGGAGCGCCCTGCTGCTCGTGTACCTCAGCCAGAACCCGGGGCGCACCCGGCAGGAGATTCAGCTCGACCTCTACCCCGACAAGGAGCCGGTCACGGGGTCGAACTACATCCGCAGCGTGATCCGCGAGTTGCGCGAGGGGCTGGGGCGCGAGGTCGTGGTCCACAGCGGGCCGCACAACCAGCCGCGTTACTCGCTGGGGCCGGGGCTCAGCCTGACCCTCGATGTGGAGGAGTTGCGCCGGGCGCTGGACGAGGGCGACGCCGCGCGCATCCTGGCGCTGTACCGGGGGCCCTTTATGCCGTCCGTCACCGACAGCGAGTGGGCCGACGGGTTGCGGGAGGAGTTGCAGACGGCGGTCACGCTCGCCCTGCGCGGGCAGATGCGGGCGGCGCGCGAGCGGGGAGACCTGCGCCGGGCGCTGCTCCTCGCCAACCAGCTCCTGCGGGTGGACCCCTACGACCCCGAGGTGCTGGAGGAACGGGTGGAGATCGCCCGCCGCGTGGCTTCCCCGCAGGAGGTCGCCCGCTACGTGGTCGAGTTGCAGCGGATGGGGAGCTGA
- a CDS encoding NUDIX domain-containing protein has product MADTRDEHPNWPGLVPDEVQPWETLESRTLVDGFRRVLEDRARTASGVEVTYQYRPRGPRAVFVLPVTAAGEAVLIRQYRYPLRATVWEVVAGGVERGEELLGAAVRELAEEVGGRAAEWVGLPGFYPQPSISGVVFYPLLALGVTLGETAHEESEVIERVVMPLGEAYRMLEAGEIQDGPSSLTLWHARRHLTGRGLL; this is encoded by the coding sequence ATGGCGGACACGCGGGACGAACACCCCAACTGGCCGGGGCTGGTGCCGGACGAGGTCCAACCGTGGGAGACCCTGGAGTCGCGCACGCTGGTGGACGGCTTTCGCCGGGTGCTGGAGGACCGGGCGCGGACCGCCTCGGGGGTGGAGGTCACCTACCAGTACCGTCCCCGGGGACCGCGCGCCGTCTTCGTGCTTCCCGTCACGGCGGCGGGCGAGGCGGTCCTGATCCGGCAGTACCGTTATCCCCTGCGGGCGACGGTGTGGGAGGTCGTGGCGGGCGGGGTCGAGCGCGGCGAGGAGTTGCTGGGGGCGGCGGTTCGCGAACTCGCCGAGGAGGTGGGGGGCCGGGCCGCCGAGTGGGTGGGCCTACCCGGCTTCTACCCCCAGCCCAGCATCAGCGGGGTGGTGTTCTATCCGCTGCTCGCGCTGGGCGTGACGCTGGGAGAGACGGCGCACGAGGAGTCCGAGGTCATCGAGCGGGTCGTGATGCCGCTGGGAGAGGCGTACCGGATGCTGGAGGCGGGCGAGATTCAGGACGGGCCGAGCAGCCTCACCCTCTGGCACGCGCGGCGGCACTTGACGGGGCGCGGGCTGCTGTGA
- a CDS encoding IMPACT family protein, with product MPDLPPPFTTLAAPHRFDAVALGSEFLAFAKRADTPEAALAQLAALRARYPDASHHPWAYRIGSQYRFSDDGEPGGTAGAPILRAIEGQGVDHVMVVVVRYFGGVKLGTGGLVRTYGGTAAECLRTAPRETVRPRVTLTASVPFEHLSALYHLLGTFDVERGEEAYTASGVNLTVGVYPEDAGAFAAALRDATRGAAGGDLRHDSPT from the coding sequence GTGCCCGACCTGCCCCCGCCCTTCACCACGCTGGCGGCGCCGCACCGCTTTGACGCCGTGGCCCTGGGCAGCGAGTTCCTGGCCTTCGCCAAGCGGGCCGACACACCCGAGGCCGCGCTGGCGCAACTCGCCGCCCTGCGCGCCCGCTACCCCGACGCCAGCCACCACCCTTGGGCCTACCGCATCGGTTCCCAGTACCGCTTCTCGGACGACGGGGAGCCGGGGGGCACGGCGGGGGCGCCCATCCTGCGAGCCATCGAGGGGCAAGGGGTCGATCACGTCATGGTCGTCGTCGTGCGGTACTTCGGCGGGGTGAAGCTGGGCACGGGCGGGCTGGTGCGCACCTACGGGGGCACGGCGGCGGAGTGCCTGCGGACGGCGCCGCGCGAGACGGTGCGGCCCCGCGTCACCCTCACCGCAAGCGTGCCCTTCGAGCATCTGAGCGCCCTCTACCACCTCCTCGGGACCTTCGACGTGGAGCGCGGCGAGGAGGCGTACACGGCCTCGGGTGTGAATCTCACGGTGGGGGTGTACCCGGAGGATGCTGGGGCCTTCGCGGCGGCGCTTCGAGACGCCACTAGGGGAGCGGCGGGGGGAGATCTCCGACACGATTCCCCAACCTAG
- the ispF gene encoding 2-C-methyl-D-erythritol 2,4-cyclodiphosphate synthase: MTPSPLPYRIGFGEDAHRLAAGRPLILGGVPLPHAERGAVAHSDGDAVLHAVADALLSGLSLGDIGQHYPDTAAENAGLDSRVILTRCLDLVREGGYAPANVALVVTLDRPKLGPLRAEIAGSVAALLGLAETEVGLSFKTSEGLAPDHVQVRVTVLLAWVGG; encoded by the coding sequence ATGACCCCCTCCCCCCTCCCCTACCGCATCGGCTTCGGAGAGGACGCCCACCGCCTCGCTGCCGGGCGCCCGCTCATCCTGGGGGGCGTGCCCCTCCCCCACGCCGAGCGGGGCGCGGTCGCCCACAGCGACGGGGACGCCGTGCTCCACGCGGTCGCCGACGCGCTGCTCTCGGGGCTGAGCCTGGGGGACATCGGGCAGCATTACCCGGACACCGCCGCCGAGAACGCCGGGCTGGACTCGCGCGTGATCCTCACCCGTTGCCTGGACCTCGTGCGGGAGGGGGGGTACGCGCCCGCGAACGTCGCCCTCGTCGTCACGCTCGACCGCCCGAAGCTGGGGCCGCTGCGGGCCGAGATCGCCGGGAGCGTGGCCGCCCTGCTGGGTCTGGCTGAGACCGAGGTGGGCTTGAGCTTCAAGACCTCGGAGGGGCTGGCCCCCGACCACGTTCAGGTGCGCGTGACGGTGCTGCTCGCGTGGGTGGGGGGGTGA
- a CDS encoding tRNA (cytidine(34)-2'-O)-methyltransferase produces MTQAASPLLRVVLYEPEKAGNVGNVARTCAVLGADLHLIRPFGFHLHDREFRRAVMDYLEGVTLHEHANWSAFQASLPDGARVWAFSTHATALYTRAGFRRGDFLCFGPESRGLPAWLREGLPALRLPQPGGGRSLNLAVAVGAAAFEAGRQIEGW; encoded by the coding sequence GTGACCCAGGCGGCCTCTCCCCTGCTGCGCGTGGTGCTCTACGAGCCCGAGAAGGCGGGCAACGTGGGGAACGTGGCGCGCACCTGCGCCGTCCTGGGCGCCGACCTCCACCTCATCCGGCCCTTCGGCTTCCACCTCCACGACCGCGAGTTCCGGCGGGCTGTGATGGACTACCTGGAGGGGGTGACCCTGCACGAGCACGCGAACTGGTCGGCCTTTCAGGCCTCTCTGCCCGATGGGGCGCGGGTGTGGGCCTTCTCCACGCACGCCACGGCCCTCTACACCCGGGCGGGGTTCCGGCGCGGGGACTTCCTCTGCTTCGGGCCGGAGTCGCGCGGCCTGCCCGCCTGGCTACGCGAGGGGCTGCCCGCCCTGAGGCTCCCGCAGCCCGGCGGAGGCCGCAGCCTCAACCTCGCGGTGGCGGTGGGGGCGGCGGCCTTCGAGGCGGGGCGGCAGATCGAGGGCTGGTAG